The genomic interval ATTTTGAATTTTGGATGGTGTAAGTCATATGGTCCGCCTGAGCCAATCATGACGAAGGCACCTGGAATTTTTTCTTGGTATAAAGCGAAGTCTTCGCCAATAGAGCTAGCTTCGAGCGTTTTTGTGGTATAGCCCGTTTTATCTCCTATTTCAAGGGCGAAATCGGCCCATTCTGGTGTATTATCAACGGATGGCGGTCCTGAATGCCAAAAGAATTCAACCTTTGCATCAAATGTGACACCAATACCATGTAACACTTGCCGCATACGTTGTTCAATAAATGCTCGTTCCGTTCTACTAAATGTACGAACCGTTCCTTCTAAATAAGCGGAATCCGGGATCACATTCCATGTATTTCCGCTATGTATTTGCGTAATACTGAGCACAGCCGCTTCTCGCGGTGCAACGTTTCGGCTAATAATCGTTTGAAGCGCCGAAATGATGTGACTCGTAATAATAATCGGGTCATTTCCTTCTTCTGGTTTTGCTGCATGTGCACCCGTTGCTGTTACCCGTATTTCAAAACGGTCCACAGCAGCTGTTAATACCCCATGTTTTGTCCCTAGCTCGCCTACTTGTAAAGTTGGATCATTATGAAGTCCGAATATCGCATCGACATCATCCAATGCCCCTGTTTCTAAAATTGCTTTCGCACCATGAGATGTTTCTTCTGCTGGCTGGAAGATGAAGCGGATGGTTCCTGCTAACTTTTCTTCTGCTTGCTTTAATAAAAAAGCGGCTCCTAATATAACAGACGTATGAAAATCATGTCCACATGCATGCATGACTCCCTTGTTGGTAGATGGGAACGCCACATCCGCCTGTTCTAAAATCGGGAGTGCGTCAATATCAGCACGAAGCGCAATAGTTGGGCCGGGTTTGCTGCCTTTAATTTCGGCAACGACTCCAGTTTTCAGTGGTAAATCCAGAATGGTAATATTTTGGGACTTTAGTGCTTCTTTAATTTTTTGAGTCGTTTCGTATTCTTCATTTGATAACTCTGGATTCATATGAAGGTCACGTTTGAATTCTACTAAATATTTTTCTAATTCTGTATCGTTTATAGCCAACGATTTTCCCTCTCCTTCAATGAAAATATGTATAAGTCCATTTCTTCCTTAATGTAAATATTATGGTAAGCATCTGAAAGAAGTCAATGCAGAAGTAGCTTCTTATACATATTTCTCGAATTTCTATCTATTTCATAATTGTCCCTGCTTTTTACATAATCCCTTTCCATAATGGAGAAAATGACTTTGACATCATTTGGACGTTATAGGTTGTAATGTTTCGTTTGAAAGGGGGAGAAGGTATGCTTTTTCGACGTTCTAAACGGAAAAAAATAAATAAACATCAACAAATGGAGGAAGAGAAAAGTCCATTATCCTCCGATTTGAACAAAAATATCGAAAAGATTCGTTTACTATACGAAGATTGTTCGGATGTCGTCTTTCGTTCTTTTTTAATTGGCGGCAAAGTAAAAGCAGAATTAATCTACATTGATGGATTATCGAACATGGAAGAGATGGATACAAGTGTTCTTTCCCCTTTAATGAAG from Peribacillus asahii carries:
- a CDS encoding amidohydrolase; translation: MAINDTELEKYLVEFKRDLHMNPELSNEEYETTQKIKEALKSQNITILDLPLKTGVVAEIKGSKPGPTIALRADIDALPILEQADVAFPSTNKGVMHACGHDFHTSVILGAAFLLKQAEEKLAGTIRFIFQPAEETSHGAKAILETGALDDVDAIFGLHNDPTLQVGELGTKHGVLTAAVDRFEIRVTATGAHAAKPEEGNDPIIITSHIISALQTIISRNVAPREAAVLSITQIHSGNTWNVIPDSAYLEGTVRTFSRTERAFIEQRMRQVLHGIGVTFDAKVEFFWHSGPPSVDNTPEWADFALEIGDKTGYTTKTLEASSIGEDFALYQEKIPGAFVMIGSGGPYDLHHPKFKIDDTALFPASQYFYELAVGVLEKSNLK